One Micromonospora craniellae genomic region harbors:
- the metE gene encoding 5-methyltetrahydropteroyltriglutamate--homocysteine S-methyltransferase translates to MSTPFGQSTVLGYPRIGANRELKKAVEAYWAGSVDAAGLERTAAGLRVEVWRALRDARLDAIPSNVFSYYDHVLDTAVAVGAIPTRFARLGLSALDTYFAMARGVDAEPALELTKWFDTNYHYLVPEIDSDTVFTADPAKALREYAEAAELGITTRPVLVGPATFLLLAKGDDPFARLDDLVETYARILTALAEAGVAWVQLDEPAYVADRTPDEIDALRHAYTRLGELAQRPRIFVATYFGELGDALPALLGTPVEAVGLDLVAGPGNLRRLAAAGPLGGKTIVAGLVDGRNIWRTDLRAAVAVGATVAGLADHVAVSTSCSLLHVPVDLGAETRLDPRLSERLAFARQKVDEVVVLGRALRDGATSLPAPVPATPAQWRHDDVRGRLTALRPTDRQRGDYSTRATRQQERLGLPELPTTTIGSFPQTGELRKARAAHRAGSLDDAGYASRMRAEVEHVIRLQEQLGLDVLVHGEPERNDMVQYFGEQLDGFAATEHGWVQSYGSRCVRPPIIYGDVARRAPMTVEWSTYAQSLTSKPVKGMLTGPVTILAWSFVRSDQPLADTADQVALALRDECRDLESAGIRVIQVDEPALRETLPLRKSDQKAYLDWAVGAFRLATSGVADDTQIHTHLCYSEFGEVISAIDALDADVTSIEASRSKMEVLDDLAAIGYGRGVGPGVWDIHSPRVPPRDEVIEALRRAVAAVPARRLWANPDCGLKTRAYPEVEASLRHLVAAAAEVRGN, encoded by the coding sequence GTGAGTACCCCATTCGGTCAGAGCACCGTGCTCGGCTACCCACGCATCGGCGCCAATCGTGAGCTGAAGAAGGCGGTGGAGGCGTACTGGGCCGGTAGCGTCGACGCCGCCGGTCTGGAACGTACGGCCGCCGGCCTGCGGGTCGAGGTCTGGCGTGCGCTGCGCGACGCCCGTCTCGACGCGATTCCGTCGAACGTCTTCTCCTACTACGATCACGTGCTCGACACCGCCGTCGCCGTCGGCGCGATCCCGACCCGGTTCGCCCGGCTGGGCCTCTCCGCGCTGGACACCTACTTCGCCATGGCCCGTGGCGTGGACGCCGAGCCGGCACTGGAACTGACGAAGTGGTTCGACACCAACTACCACTACCTGGTGCCGGAGATCGACTCCGACACCGTCTTCACCGCCGATCCGGCCAAGGCCCTCAGGGAGTATGCCGAGGCCGCTGAGCTGGGCATCACCACCCGGCCGGTGCTCGTGGGACCGGCCACGTTCCTGCTGCTGGCCAAGGGCGACGATCCGTTCGCCCGCCTCGACGACCTGGTCGAGACGTACGCCCGGATCCTCACCGCGTTGGCTGAGGCGGGTGTGGCCTGGGTGCAGTTGGACGAGCCCGCATACGTCGCCGACCGCACGCCGGACGAGATCGACGCGCTGCGGCACGCCTACACCCGACTGGGCGAGCTGGCGCAGCGGCCGCGGATCTTCGTCGCGACCTACTTCGGTGAGCTCGGTGACGCGTTGCCGGCCCTGTTGGGCACTCCGGTGGAGGCGGTCGGTCTGGACCTGGTGGCTGGGCCGGGTAATTTGCGTCGGCTTGCGGCCGCGGGTCCGCTGGGCGGTAAGACGATCGTCGCGGGTCTGGTCGATGGCCGCAACATCTGGCGTACGGACCTGCGGGCTGCCGTCGCGGTCGGTGCGACGGTCGCTGGCCTTGCTGATCACGTGGCGGTGTCCACGTCCTGTTCGCTGTTGCACGTCCCGGTCGATCTGGGTGCGGAGACCCGCCTCGACCCTCGGCTGTCCGAGCGGCTCGCGTTCGCTCGGCAGAAGGTCGACGAGGTGGTCGTGCTCGGTCGGGCGTTGCGTGACGGCGCCACGTCGTTGCCCGCCCCGGTGCCGGCCACCCCGGCGCAGTGGCGTCACGACGATGTCCGTGGCCGCCTTACCGCCCTGCGGCCCACCGACCGGCAGCGCGGCGACTACTCCACGCGGGCCACCCGCCAGCAGGAACGGCTCGGGCTGCCGGAGTTGCCGACCACCACGATCGGGTCGTTCCCGCAGACCGGTGAGCTGCGCAAGGCCCGTGCCGCGCACCGGGCCGGCAGCCTCGACGACGCCGGCTACGCGTCGCGGATGCGTGCCGAGGTGGAGCATGTCATCCGACTGCAGGAACAGTTGGGCCTGGACGTGCTCGTGCACGGTGAACCGGAACGCAACGACATGGTGCAGTACTTCGGCGAGCAGCTCGACGGCTTCGCGGCCACCGAGCACGGCTGGGTGCAGTCGTACGGCTCCCGTTGTGTCCGTCCTCCGATCATCTACGGCGACGTGGCGCGCAGGGCGCCGATGACGGTGGAGTGGTCCACCTATGCGCAGTCGCTGACCAGTAAGCCGGTCAAGGGGATGCTCACCGGTCCGGTCACCATCCTGGCCTGGTCGTTCGTGCGTAGCGACCAGCCGTTGGCGGACACCGCCGACCAGGTCGCGTTGGCGCTACGTGACGAGTGCCGTGACCTGGAGTCCGCCGGGATCCGGGTCATCCAGGTCGACGAGCCGGCGCTGCGGGAGACGCTGCCGTTGCGCAAGAGCGACCAGAAGGCGTACCTGGACTGGGCCGTCGGCGCGTTCCGGCTGGCCACCAGCGGCGTCGCCGACGACACCCAGATCCACACCCACCTGTGCTACTCGGAGTTCGGTGAGGTGATCAGCGCCATCGACGCCCTCGACGCCGACGTCACCAGCATCGAGGCGTCCCGGTCGAAGATGGAGGTCCTCGACGACCTGGCCGCGATCGGCTATGGCCGGGGTGTCGGCCCCGGGGTGTGGGACATCCATTCGCCCCGGGTGCCGCCGCGTGACGAGGTGATCGAGGCGCTGCGTCGGGCCGTCGCGGCCGTGCCGGCCCGACGGTTGTGGGCGAACCCGGACTGCGGGTTGAAGACCCGCGCCTACCCGGAGGTCGAGGCGTCCCTACGACACCTGGTCGCCGCCGCCGCCGAGGTCCGCGGCAACTGA
- the tnpC gene encoding IS66 family transposase, translating into MPGLEELSREELIGLTRRLIVQVEQLTQANRELTDRVARLERLVSRNSGNSGMPPSKDDDPGRTPPAEVSTPVPAAGAGKRSRGKQRGAPGAQLSWSPFPDGIVDHFPGGPCGCGSDLASAADLGVYASHQQVDVPAMTATVTQHDRHAVRCGCGAMHVAARPEGVPDAGVSYGPNLQAWCVYLMVVHAIPVARCADLVAALTGSRPSDGFVHALIGRAAAGVAESNRIIRTLIALAHVVSCDETPIRVGARKVKKYLLVACTRLYTWYLLGDRSLDTFKVFVLPDLTGVVVHDRYQNYDAKIFAHLVHQLCVAHLIRDCQDAAETYPDAHWPIQIRQALQGLVHAANLARAQNLPAIGEHIAGPLIDAYRHGVRIGLKEVARVDGRKQPKHRALLEDLHDREADILRFTTDLRIPPTSNQAERDLRPAKTQQKISGRLTSEKVTEHRYAIRGYVSTVTKHGADVMTAIRDAILGRPWTPPAWAPG; encoded by the coding sequence GTGCCGGGCTTGGAGGAGTTGTCGCGCGAGGAGTTGATCGGACTCACGCGACGGCTGATCGTTCAGGTGGAACAGTTGACCCAGGCGAACCGGGAGTTGACTGATCGGGTCGCGCGGTTGGAACGCCTGGTGTCGCGTAACAGTGGGAACTCGGGGATGCCGCCGTCGAAGGATGATGATCCGGGACGGACGCCGCCGGCGGAGGTGTCCACGCCGGTGCCGGCAGCCGGTGCTGGTAAGCGGTCGCGGGGTAAGCAGCGGGGTGCGCCGGGTGCGCAGCTGTCCTGGTCACCGTTTCCGGACGGCATTGTGGATCATTTTCCGGGCGGGCCGTGTGGATGCGGATCGGATCTGGCATCGGCGGCTGATCTGGGGGTTTACGCCTCGCATCAGCAGGTCGATGTGCCGGCGATGACGGCGACGGTCACCCAGCATGATCGGCACGCGGTGCGCTGCGGGTGCGGGGCGATGCACGTGGCGGCCCGCCCCGAGGGGGTGCCGGACGCAGGCGTCTCGTACGGGCCGAATCTTCAGGCGTGGTGCGTCTATCTGATGGTGGTGCACGCGATTCCGGTGGCCCGGTGCGCTGACCTGGTCGCCGCGTTGACCGGCTCGCGTCCGTCGGACGGGTTCGTCCACGCGTTGATCGGCCGGGCCGCGGCGGGGGTGGCCGAGTCGAACCGGATCATCCGCACGCTGATCGCCCTCGCGCATGTGGTCTCCTGCGACGAGACCCCGATCCGGGTCGGTGCCCGCAAGGTCAAGAAGTACCTTCTGGTCGCCTGCACCCGCCTCTACACCTGGTACCTGCTCGGTGACCGCAGCCTCGACACGTTCAAGGTGTTCGTCCTGCCGGACCTGACCGGGGTGGTCGTGCACGACCGTTACCAGAACTACGACGCGAAGATCTTCGCCCACCTGGTCCACCAACTCTGCGTAGCCCACCTGATCCGCGACTGTCAGGACGCCGCCGAGACCTACCCCGACGCGCACTGGCCGATCCAGATCCGCCAGGCGCTACAGGGACTCGTCCACGCCGCGAACCTCGCCCGCGCACAGAACCTGCCCGCGATCGGCGAACACATCGCCGGCCCGCTGATCGACGCCTACCGGCACGGCGTGCGGATCGGGCTCAAGGAGGTCGCCCGGGTGGACGGCCGTAAACAGCCGAAACACCGGGCACTGCTGGAAGACCTCCACGACCGAGAAGCCGACATCCTGCGATTCACCACCGACCTGCGCATCCCACCCACGTCGAACCAGGCCGAACGCGACCTACGGCCCGCGAAGACCCAGCAGAAGATCTCCGGACGGCTCACCAGCGAGAAGGTCACCGAACACCGCTACGCCATCCGCGGTTACGTCTCCACAGTGACCAAACACGGCGCGGATGTCATGACCGCCATCCGCGACGCCATCCTCGGCCGACCCTGGACACCACCCGCCTGGGCACCCGGCTAA
- a CDS encoding reverse transcriptase domain-containing protein — protein MALNVYDDSYGYRPGRSPIDAIRVCRQRCFKKDWVVDLDVKAFFDSVRWDLMLKAVARHTTHPWVMLYVERWLRAPILMPDGTLTHRNKGTPQGGPISPLIANIFLHYGFDTWMGREFPGVGFERFADDVVVHCVTERQAQQVRQAIDRRFADIGLQLHPDKTRIVYCKDDRRRLDYELVTFTFCGYAFRPRKAWDKIRGRARTGFLPAVAPGKLTDMSRKVASWVNAIKLRRLGRPAWVWRARRGGWSGRWVV, from the coding sequence GTGGCCCTGAATGTTTACGACGACTCCTACGGATATCGTCCCGGACGGTCCCCGATTGATGCGATTCGGGTGTGTCGGCAGCGGTGTTTCAAGAAGGACTGGGTCGTCGATTTGGACGTCAAGGCCTTTTTCGACTCCGTGCGGTGGGATTTGATGCTCAAGGCGGTGGCGCGTCACACGACTCACCCGTGGGTCATGCTGTATGTGGAGCGCTGGTTGAGAGCGCCGATTCTGATGCCCGACGGGACCCTGACCCATCGGAACAAGGGGACACCGCAGGGTGGTCCGATCTCCCCGTTGATCGCCAACATTTTTCTGCACTACGGCTTCGACACCTGGATGGGCCGTGAGTTTCCCGGGGTCGGGTTCGAGCGGTTCGCAGACGATGTGGTGGTCCACTGCGTGACCGAACGTCAGGCGCAACAGGTGCGTCAGGCGATCGATCGTCGGTTCGCGGACATCGGGTTGCAGTTGCACCCCGACAAGACGCGCATCGTGTACTGCAAAGACGACCGGCGCCGTCTCGACTACGAGCTGGTGACGTTCACGTTCTGCGGGTACGCGTTTCGTCCCCGGAAGGCATGGGACAAGATCCGCGGAAGGGCCCGGACCGGGTTCCTACCCGCGGTTGCCCCGGGGAAGCTGACCGATATGAGCCGCAAGGTCGCGTCCTGGGTCAATGCCATTAAGTTAAGGCGTCTGGGCAGGCCAGCCTGGGTATGGCGGGCCCGTCGTGGCGGGTGGTCCGGTCGGTGGGTCGTTTGA
- a CDS encoding winged helix-turn-helix transcriptional regulator has translation MHRTPRSGCPINTAVEVLGDPWAMLVLRDVMFGNRRYFRELLLGSEEGIASNILSSRLKQLTAAGLLTREDAHRGQRAMYSLTEAGIQVLPIMVQCRSVKASVLVSAVS, from the coding sequence ATGCACAGGACGCCGCGTTCGGGATGTCCGATCAACACCGCTGTCGAGGTGCTCGGCGATCCGTGGGCGATGCTGGTGCTGCGCGACGTCATGTTCGGCAATCGCCGGTACTTCCGTGAACTGCTGCTGGGCTCCGAGGAGGGGATCGCGAGCAACATCCTGAGCAGCCGGCTCAAGCAGCTCACCGCTGCGGGTCTGCTGACCCGCGAGGACGCCCACCGAGGGCAGCGGGCGATGTACTCCCTCACCGAGGCGGGGATCCAGGTCCTACCCATCATGGTCCAATGCCGTTCAGTTAAGGCATCAGTGCTGGTCAGCGCGGTGAGCTGA
- a CDS encoding IS3 family transposase: protein MWGIAPACRLTGLSRATLYRRSAPPLVSRPRAPRKPPPSALTEPERRQVLDLLNSPPYVDLAPAQVWARELDEGRWWCSESTMYRILRAAGQTGERRSQATHPARTKPELVADAANQVWSWDITKLRGPVKGVWFHLYTVIDIWSRYVVGHMVAAHEDGQLAEALIADAAARERVNPDQLTVHADRGAAMTSKTVTQLLTDLKIGRSHSRPKTSNDNPYIEASFKTLKYDPTFPERFGSIQHARQHCEAFYSYYNHEHRHSGIGLHTPASVHHGTAGQIREQRQRTLDAAWAAHPERFGRRRPQPPRLPDRAWINKPDNSHPEQAVTSAGAPLPPAQS from the coding sequence TTGTGGGGCATCGCGCCCGCGTGCCGGCTGACCGGCCTGTCGAGGGCGACGCTGTATCGCCGTAGTGCCCCGCCGCTGGTCTCCCGGCCACGGGCGCCGCGTAAGCCGCCGCCGTCCGCGCTGACCGAGCCTGAACGCCGGCAGGTCCTGGACCTGCTCAACAGCCCGCCATACGTGGATCTGGCCCCGGCGCAGGTGTGGGCCCGCGAACTCGACGAGGGCCGCTGGTGGTGCTCGGAGTCCACGATGTACCGGATCCTGCGGGCCGCCGGGCAGACCGGCGAACGCCGCAGCCAGGCCACCCATCCGGCCCGGACCAAACCCGAACTGGTCGCCGACGCCGCGAATCAGGTGTGGTCGTGGGACATCACGAAGCTGCGCGGCCCGGTCAAGGGCGTCTGGTTCCACCTTTACACGGTGATCGACATCTGGTCCCGCTACGTCGTCGGGCACATGGTCGCCGCCCACGAGGACGGCCAACTCGCCGAAGCGCTGATCGCCGACGCCGCCGCCCGCGAACGCGTGAACCCCGATCAGCTGACCGTGCACGCCGACCGCGGCGCCGCGATGACCAGCAAGACCGTCACCCAGCTGCTGACCGATCTCAAAATCGGCCGCAGCCACAGCCGGCCCAAGACCTCCAACGACAACCCGTACATCGAGGCCAGCTTCAAGACACTCAAGTACGACCCCACGTTCCCAGAGCGGTTCGGATCGATCCAGCACGCCCGACAGCACTGCGAAGCGTTCTACAGCTACTACAACCACGAACACCGGCACTCCGGGATCGGCCTGCACACCCCGGCATCGGTCCACCACGGCACCGCCGGACAGATCCGTGAACAGCGGCAACGCACCCTCGACGCCGCCTGGGCCGCACATCCCGAACGGTTCGGACGCCGCCGTCCCCAACCACCCCGGCTACCGGACCGGGCATGGATCAACAAACCCGACAACAGCCACCCGGAACAGGCCGTGACCTCGGCCGGAGCCCCTCTTCCACCAGCACAAAGCTAA
- a CDS encoding IS4 family transposase — MTDHIGLGVVSARFNRDLLEEVLNRSGRREKRVRRLPAHVMIRYVIAMGLFCAESSDEVMRRLVGNLRRLGSWDDDWQVPTASAITQARQRLGAEPVKMLFDRACVPLAGPGTKGAWLARRRLMAIDATTLDVADTPANVERFDRMGSGPKASAYPKLHIAALAECGSHAIVGAVLGSCRTGERTLIKDLAGRVGPGMLVLADAGLYSFDLFNSFAATGADLAWRVGASVSIGHLRWLADGSYQALIFKAGLSAQRRARLVEQARTGQEIPADLARLVRVVEYTVPDRNPDGELIVVVTTLTDHHEVPAMELAGAYQQRWEEESTLNEIKTDLRGRGEVLRSKVPDLVEQQMWGLLLAHYAIRALLLEAADPAGYDPDRMSFVKGLRVVRRQVTDQAAITP; from the coding sequence TTGACCGATCACATCGGGCTCGGGGTGGTGTCGGCCCGGTTCAACCGGGATCTGCTGGAAGAGGTACTCAACCGCAGCGGGCGGCGTGAGAAGCGGGTCCGGCGGCTGCCGGCGCACGTGATGATCCGTTACGTGATCGCGATGGGGTTGTTCTGCGCCGAGTCTTCTGACGAGGTGATGCGCCGGCTGGTGGGTAACCTGCGCAGACTTGGTTCCTGGGACGATGACTGGCAGGTCCCGACGGCGTCGGCGATCACCCAGGCACGTCAGCGGCTGGGCGCCGAGCCGGTGAAGATGTTGTTCGACAGGGCGTGCGTGCCCTTGGCTGGACCGGGCACCAAGGGCGCCTGGCTGGCCCGGCGCCGGCTGATGGCGATCGACGCGACCACCCTCGACGTGGCCGACACCCCGGCCAACGTGGAACGCTTCGACCGGATGGGGTCGGGGCCGAAGGCGTCGGCGTACCCGAAGCTGCACATCGCGGCGTTGGCCGAGTGCGGCAGCCACGCGATCGTCGGGGCGGTACTCGGGTCGTGCCGCACCGGGGAACGTACCCTGATCAAGGATCTGGCCGGGCGGGTCGGGCCGGGCATGCTGGTCCTGGCCGACGCGGGCCTGTACTCCTTCGACCTGTTCAACTCCTTCGCCGCCACCGGCGCGGACCTTGCCTGGCGAGTCGGCGCGAGCGTGTCCATCGGGCATCTGCGGTGGCTCGCGGACGGCTCCTACCAGGCACTGATCTTCAAGGCGGGGTTGTCCGCGCAACGCCGGGCCAGGCTGGTCGAGCAGGCCCGGACCGGCCAGGAGATCCCGGCCGATCTCGCCCGCCTCGTCAGGGTGGTCGAGTACACCGTCCCGGACCGCAACCCCGACGGCGAACTCATCGTGGTGGTCACCACCCTCACCGACCACCACGAGGTCCCCGCGATGGAACTGGCGGGTGCCTACCAGCAGCGCTGGGAAGAAGAGTCCACTCTGAACGAGATCAAGACGGACCTGCGCGGCCGCGGCGAAGTCCTCCGATCGAAGGTCCCTGACCTGGTCGAACAGCAGATGTGGGGACTACTGCTGGCCCACTACGCCATCCGCGCACTGCTGCTGGAAGCCGCCGACCCGGCCGGCTACGACCCCGACCGCATGTCGTTCGTCAAAGGCCTACGCGTCGTACGCCGCCAGGTCACCGACCAGGCGGCCATTACCCCCTGA
- a CDS encoding group II intron maturase-specific domain-containing protein, translated as MNGIASWRLHRRTTGNLADLAVEVNPVLRGWLNYFTVFYPSAVYPIGKRIDRHLMRWAKWKYKRLKRSDDRARVWLRDVRQRSPDLFAHWAMRYTT; from the coding sequence CTGAACGGCATTGCGTCCTGGCGGCTACATCGACGCACGACCGGCAACCTGGCAGACCTCGCCGTAGAGGTCAACCCTGTCCTTCGGGGCTGGTTGAACTACTTCACCGTGTTTTACCCGAGCGCGGTCTACCCGATCGGCAAGCGCATCGATCGTCATCTGATGCGCTGGGCGAAGTGGAAGTACAAGCGACTCAAACGCAGCGACGACAGAGCTCGAGTATGGCTACGAGACGTCCGGCAACGGTCGCCCGACCTGTTCGCGCACTGGGCGATGCGGTACACGACCTGA
- a CDS encoding IS4 family transposase → MTSSGVESLRPQGRLTDHIGLGVVSARFNRDLLEEVLNRSGRREKRVRRLPAHVMIRYVIAMGLFCAESSDEVMRRLVGNLRRLGSWDDDWQVPTASAITQARQRLGAEPVKMLFDRACVPLAGPGTKGAWLARRRLMAIDATTLDVADTPANVERFDRMGSGPKASAYPKLHIAALAECGSHAIVGAVLGSCRTGERTLIKDLAGRVGPGMLVLADAGLYSFDLFNSFAATGADLAWRVGASVSIGHLRWLADGSYQALIFKAGLSAQRRARLVEQARTGQEIPADLARLVRVVEYTVPDRNPDGELIVVVTTLTDHHEVPAMELAGAYQQRWEEESTLNEIKTDLRGRGEVLRSKVPDLAEQQMWGLLLAHYAIRALLLEAADPAGYDPDRMSFVKGLRVVRRQVTDQAAITP, encoded by the coding sequence GTGACGTCGTCTGGGGTGGAGTCGCTGCGGCCGCAGGGCCGGTTGACCGATCACATCGGGCTCGGGGTGGTGTCGGCCCGGTTCAACCGGGATCTGCTGGAAGAGGTACTCAACCGCAGCGGGCGGCGTGAGAAGCGGGTCCGGCGGCTGCCGGCGCACGTGATGATCCGTTACGTGATCGCGATGGGGTTGTTCTGCGCCGAGTCTTCTGACGAGGTGATGCGCCGGCTGGTGGGTAACCTGCGCAGACTTGGTTCCTGGGACGATGACTGGCAGGTCCCGACGGCGTCGGCGATCACCCAGGCACGTCAGCGGCTGGGCGCCGAGCCGGTGAAGATGTTGTTCGACAGGGCGTGCGTGCCCTTGGCTGGACCGGGCACCAAGGGCGCCTGGCTGGCCCGGCGCCGGCTGATGGCGATCGACGCGACCACCCTCGACGTGGCCGACACCCCGGCCAACGTGGAACGCTTCGACCGGATGGGGTCGGGGCCGAAGGCGTCGGCGTACCCGAAGCTGCACATCGCGGCGTTGGCCGAGTGCGGCAGCCACGCGATCGTCGGGGCGGTACTCGGGTCGTGCCGCACCGGGGAACGTACCCTGATCAAGGATCTGGCCGGGCGGGTCGGGCCGGGCATGCTGGTCCTGGCCGACGCGGGCCTGTACTCCTTCGACCTGTTCAACTCCTTCGCCGCCACCGGCGCGGACCTTGCCTGGCGAGTCGGCGCGAGCGTGTCCATCGGGCATCTGCGGTGGCTCGCGGACGGCTCCTACCAGGCACTGATCTTCAAGGCGGGGTTGTCCGCGCAACGCCGGGCCAGGCTGGTCGAGCAGGCCCGGACCGGCCAGGAGATCCCGGCCGATCTCGCCCGCCTCGTCAGGGTGGTCGAGTACACCGTCCCGGACCGCAACCCCGACGGCGAACTCATCGTGGTGGTCACCACCCTCACCGACCACCACGAGGTCCCCGCGATGGAACTGGCGGGTGCCTACCAGCAGCGCTGGGAAGAAGAGTCCACTCTGAACGAGATCAAGACGGACCTGCGCGGCCGCGGCGAAGTCCTCCGATCGAAGGTCCCTGACCTGGCCGAACAGCAGATGTGGGGACTACTGCTGGCCCACTACGCCATCCGCGCACTGCTGCTGGAAGCCGCCGACCCGGCCGGCTACGACCCCGACCGCATGTCGTTCGTCAAAGGCCTACGCGTCGTACGCCGCCAGGTCACCGACCAGGCGGCCATTACCCCCTGA
- a CDS encoding RNA-dependent RNA polymerase family protein — MSQPGLTGKSHDIPKRLIWAAWLKVKGNGGAAGADGVTIEQFETRLADNLYRLWNRMSSGSYFPGPVRAVEIPKKGGVRILGIPNVVDRVAQTVAVLVLEPEVEKVFHDDS, encoded by the coding sequence GTGAGTCAGCCAGGGTTGACAGGCAAGTCGCACGATATCCCAAAGCGGCTGATCTGGGCCGCGTGGTTGAAGGTGAAAGGTAATGGCGGAGCGGCCGGGGCCGACGGAGTGACGATCGAACAGTTCGAAACGAGGTTGGCTGACAACCTCTACCGGCTGTGGAACCGTATGTCGTCGGGCAGCTATTTCCCCGGCCCGGTCCGGGCGGTGGAGATCCCGAAGAAGGGTGGGGTCAGGATTCTGGGCATTCCCAATGTGGTCGACCGGGTGGCGCAGACGGTGGCGGTGCTGGTGTTGGAGCCGGAGGTGGAGAAGGTGTTCCACGACGACTCGTAA
- a CDS encoding IS5 family transposase — MASVVVTRRHDLTDAQWAVLEPLLPGRKKPGRPPKWSKRQLIDGIRWRVRTGAPWRDVPDCYGHWRTVYGLYRRWQRAGVWAGILAGLQGRADALGLISWDVSVDSTIVRAHQHAAGARRGSHTQVEPPGGSSAAEPADHALGRSRGGLTTKLHLACEQGRMVLAFVITGGQRGDSPQFTTVLDRIRVPRLGVGRPRCRPQRVLADKAYSSKANRGYLRRRGIGCVIPVKADQAANRRKKGSAGGRPPAFDPSAYRQRHAVECGISLLKQHRAVATRYDKLAVRYEATATISMIDNWLRRLERHL; from the coding sequence GTGGCCAGCGTAGTGGTGACGAGGCGGCACGACCTGACCGACGCGCAGTGGGCGGTGCTGGAGCCGTTGCTGCCCGGGCGGAAGAAGCCGGGTCGGCCGCCGAAGTGGAGCAAGCGGCAGCTCATTGACGGGATCAGGTGGCGGGTCCGTACGGGTGCGCCGTGGCGGGACGTGCCGGACTGCTATGGGCACTGGCGCACGGTGTACGGGCTGTACCGGCGCTGGCAGCGGGCGGGGGTGTGGGCGGGGATCCTGGCCGGGTTGCAGGGTAGGGCCGACGCGCTCGGGTTGATCTCCTGGGACGTGAGTGTGGACTCCACGATCGTGCGGGCGCATCAGCACGCCGCCGGCGCCCGCCGGGGCAGTCACACGCAGGTCGAGCCGCCGGGCGGCAGCAGCGCCGCCGAGCCGGCGGATCACGCGCTGGGCCGGTCCCGGGGCGGTCTGACGACCAAGCTGCACCTGGCCTGCGAGCAGGGCCGCATGGTGCTGGCGTTCGTCATCACCGGTGGGCAGCGCGGCGACAGCCCGCAGTTCACCACTGTGCTGGACCGCATCCGGGTGCCTCGTCTCGGTGTCGGGCGGCCCCGGTGTCGGCCGCAGCGGGTCCTGGCGGACAAGGCGTACAGCAGCAAGGCCAACCGCGGCTACCTGCGGCGCCGTGGTATCGGCTGTGTCATCCCGGTCAAGGCCGACCAGGCCGCGAACCGTCGTAAGAAGGGCTCGGCGGGTGGCCGGCCACCCGCCTTCGACCCCAGCGCATACCGGCAGCGTCACGCCGTGGAGTGCGGCATCAGCCTGCTCAAACAGCACCGTGCCGTGGCCACCCGCTACGACAAACTCGCAGTGCGCTACGAAGCCACCGCCACCATCAGCATGATCGACAACTGGCTCCGGCGCCTCGAACGGCACTTATGA
- a CDS encoding transposase, which translates to MTSRPHESLDPDARPQRRTFTAEFKARILDEYESAPDAAARGAILRRERLYGSHLLDWRKARDAGAAAGLTDRRQSAARAAKKAENAELSRLQRENARLQAELNKTQTALSIMGKAHALLELLSESADAVAMPNSSSPRRRRR; encoded by the coding sequence ATGACGTCGAGGCCCCATGAGAGTCTGGATCCGGACGCCCGGCCCCAGCGGCGGACATTCACCGCGGAGTTCAAGGCGAGGATTCTGGACGAGTACGAGTCGGCGCCGGATGCGGCGGCTCGCGGGGCGATTCTGCGCCGGGAACGGCTGTACGGTTCACACCTTCTCGACTGGCGCAAGGCGCGGGATGCCGGAGCCGCGGCCGGCCTGACGGACCGGCGGCAATCGGCTGCGCGGGCGGCGAAGAAGGCCGAGAACGCTGAACTTTCCCGTCTTCAGCGGGAGAACGCCCGCCTGCAGGCCGAGTTGAACAAGACCCAGACCGCGTTGTCGATCATGGGAAAAGCTCACGCGCTCTTGGAACTGCTCTCCGAGAGCGCGGATGCCGTGGCGATGCCGAACTCGTCCTCGCCGAGGCGCAGGCGGCGCTGA